A DNA window from Bdellovibrio sp. BCCA contains the following coding sequences:
- a CDS encoding RNA methyltransferase yields MSLSPQEKKSLEEIHRLFLELEKSSDFSSPALQSLKDKIKDLKNFENPDVSRLAELEKHLTPEMTLKHFVSFAIPFERLLHKNLQDDDFLIIENDKNETAEERLPLVFVLDNIRSAFNVGSIFRTAECLGAEKIYLCGYTPNPTQWKVEKTAMGTQEYLSWEEAPKLLECLEELKDEGYRIVALETAASAVDLYEPFETEATAFVLGNERFGLDPEILKVIDEVRIVPLRGRKNSLNVGVTAAIAGFEWMRQWRQKK; encoded by the coding sequence ATGAGTCTTTCACCGCAGGAGAAAAAATCGCTTGAAGAAATTCATAGGCTCTTTTTAGAGCTTGAAAAGTCGAGTGATTTTTCGTCTCCTGCCCTACAAAGTCTAAAAGATAAAATCAAAGATCTTAAAAATTTTGAAAATCCTGATGTGTCTCGTCTTGCGGAGTTGGAAAAACATCTGACTCCCGAGATGACGCTGAAACATTTTGTAAGCTTTGCGATTCCTTTTGAACGTCTTCTTCATAAAAATCTGCAAGATGATGATTTTCTGATTATTGAAAATGATAAAAACGAAACGGCGGAAGAGCGTCTTCCGTTGGTTTTTGTTTTAGATAATATCCGCTCCGCATTTAACGTTGGCTCTATTTTTAGAACAGCAGAATGCCTGGGTGCTGAGAAAATTTATCTTTGCGGTTACACTCCTAATCCCACTCAGTGGAAAGTTGAAAAGACCGCCATGGGAACACAGGAGTATCTTTCCTGGGAAGAAGCTCCGAAGCTTTTAGAATGTCTTGAAGAGCTTAAGGATGAAGGATACCGCATTGTTGCGCTTGAGACTGCGGCAAGTGCTGTGGATCTTTATGAGCCTTTTGAAACGGAAGCCACGGCTTTTGTTTTAGGCAATGAGCGCTTTGGCCTTGATCCTGAAATTTTAAAAGTGATTGATGAAGTTCGTATTGTGCCTTTGCGGGGGCGCAAGAACTCTTTGAATGTGGGTGTGACCGCCGCGATTGCTGGATTTGAATGGATGCGACAATGGCGCCAAAAGAAATAA
- a CDS encoding rod shape-determining protein, protein MLSWFFKDDAGTAADLYVDLGTANTLIAARGKGIVLNEPSLIAYQQTSPGKKRVIAVGNDAKEKLANNPGSIFAQKPIRDGVIADFETSEVMLQHFLSQPGVKSAFSRPRVVVSLPYGVTEVEKKAVIQSCKAAGAKEVFLIDEPMAAAIGSGLNIRSAEGNMIIDIGGGTTEVAVIALADIVYCEAARVGGHKIDDAIIDYFRRYKKLIISETTAEYLKVSIGTAVPKKDIRTATISGRDADTGMNKTIEASSEDVGLAMNGCIQEVINAIHRALEHTPPELVSDIIERGVVLAGGGALIRDFDLRIQNEVRLPVRIAESPLTAIAKGGEAVLSDPELLDKIQLEI, encoded by the coding sequence ATGCTATCATGGTTCTTTAAGGACGACGCCGGAACAGCAGCGGATCTTTATGTGGATCTTGGCACTGCGAACACTTTGATTGCGGCTCGCGGAAAAGGGATTGTTCTCAACGAACCGTCTTTGATCGCCTACCAACAGACAAGTCCTGGCAAAAAAAGAGTGATTGCTGTCGGAAACGACGCCAAAGAAAAATTGGCAAACAATCCCGGGAGTATTTTTGCACAAAAGCCTATTCGTGATGGCGTGATTGCAGATTTTGAAACATCGGAAGTGATGCTTCAGCATTTCTTAAGTCAGCCGGGAGTGAAGTCTGCGTTTTCTCGCCCACGCGTTGTGGTCTCTTTGCCTTATGGCGTGACTGAAGTTGAGAAAAAAGCCGTTATTCAATCTTGTAAAGCTGCGGGCGCAAAAGAAGTTTTCTTAATTGATGAACCGATGGCAGCAGCTATTGGCTCGGGTCTAAATATTCGTTCAGCAGAAGGTAACATGATTATCGACATCGGTGGTGGCACAACAGAAGTCGCTGTGATCGCCTTAGCTGACATCGTATATTGTGAAGCAGCTCGAGTCGGTGGACACAAAATTGACGATGCGATTATTGATTACTTCCGTCGCTATAAAAAGCTCATTATTTCTGAAACGACGGCGGAGTATTTAAAAGTTTCCATTGGAACTGCAGTTCCCAAAAAAGATATTCGTACCGCAACGATCTCAGGACGTGATGCCGACACAGGAATGAATAAAACTATTGAAGCCAGTTCTGAAGATGTGGGACTTGCTATGAATGGTTGTATTCAAGAGGTTATCAATGCGATTCACAGAGCTTTGGAGCACACTCCACCAGAACTTGTTTCTGACATTATCGAAAGAGGAGTTGTTCTTGCCGGAGGTGGCGCTTTGATTCGCGATTTTGATTTGCGAATTCAAAATGAAGTGCGCTTGCCTGTGAGAATCGCGGAAAGCCCTCTCACAGCCATCGCCAAGGGTGGCGAAGCTGTGTTGAGCGATCCGGAGCTTTTGGATAAAATTCAGTTGGAAATTTAA
- the tsaA gene encoding tRNA (N6-threonylcarbamoyladenosine(37)-N6)-methyltransferase TrmO encodes MAPKEITFAPIGFFHSNQVQPYEAGRQPDEFHSEGLIELEAGHNFEQALTGLDGCERIWVIFSFHHNPHWNPMVLPPRGRDTKIGVFATRSPYRPNSIGMSCVKVLRIEKLKIHVAGADLLDGSPILDIKPYVAYADSFPGVEPLWLQDSTKHSVSFSEKALEQLDFLESLGVSQLKSFLQHQLEYEPKNSKKKRVKAEGDGFVIAYRTWRAVFSLNDTHVAVEKIFSGYSEEDLQNQDDPYSDKDIHRKFKTLFPSLA; translated from the coding sequence ATGGCGCCAAAAGAAATAACTTTCGCACCTATTGGTTTTTTTCATAGCAATCAAGTGCAACCCTATGAAGCTGGAAGACAGCCTGACGAGTTTCATTCTGAAGGCCTTATTGAACTTGAAGCGGGTCACAACTTTGAACAGGCTCTTACGGGGCTTGATGGTTGCGAACGCATTTGGGTGATATTTAGTTTCCATCATAATCCGCATTGGAATCCTATGGTGCTGCCTCCGCGCGGACGTGACACCAAGATCGGTGTATTTGCGACTCGCTCCCCCTACCGTCCCAACTCTATTGGTATGAGTTGTGTGAAGGTTCTGCGTATTGAAAAATTAAAAATCCATGTGGCCGGAGCCGATCTTCTAGATGGCAGTCCGATTTTAGATATTAAGCCTTATGTGGCTTATGCGGATTCGTTTCCAGGTGTGGAACCTCTTTGGTTGCAAGACTCAACCAAGCACTCTGTGAGTTTTTCTGAAAAAGCTCTTGAGCAATTGGATTTCTTGGAATCTTTGGGCGTTTCTCAACTTAAAAGTTTTTTGCAGCATCAGTTAGAATATGAACCGAAAAATTCAAAGAAGAAACGCGTTAAGGCTGAGGGTGATGGTTTCGTCATTGCCTATCGCACTTGGCGAGCCGTGTTTTCTTTAAATGACACGCACGTTGCTGTAGAAAAGATTTTTTCTGGATACAGTGAAGAGGATCTGCAGAATCAAGACGATCCTTATTCAGATAAAGACATTCATCGAAAGTTTAAGACGCTTTTTCCGTCTCTTGCGTAG
- the metG gene encoding methionine--tRNA ligase has product MNQNRKILMTCALPYANGYIHLGHLVEYLQADFWARFQRMRGHECTYICADDTHGTPIMVKAREMGITPEALIAKSYEEHTKDFADFQVEFSLYGSTNSQENKALCEFFYQKMVEGGHTRTQKIQQLYCNHDKMFLPDRFVKGTCPKCGAKEQYGDSCDVCGSTYSPSDMKDVHCSLCGTTPVLKDSESIFFKLNDFKKYLEEWIPQHCSSEISKKMLEWFNEDLHDLDISRDEPYFGFAIPGTNNKKFFYVWVDAPMGYMSTTEQWAKKNGKSLKDVWQDPSREVYHFIGKDIARFHTIFWPAFLKAADFRSPNQVFVHGHLMVNGEKMSKSKGTFIAARTYLNHLNPEYLRYYYSTKLNSSVDDIDLNLEDFVNRVNSELVGKITNLGSRGGQMLKKKMDGMMSEPDAEGAKLIAHGQKTAESITAHYEARDFAKAINEIRSLADDANKYFDEKAPWKTLESDPAGTKQVITTTLNMFRLLAIYLKPVLPFYTEKVSKLLGEKDYQWSDIQTVLKNRPINDYEHLATRVEADKVKAMVEESRKINEEIQAAKAALAGSAGAPKSAQAGAAPKTAATSDKPAEIEFPDFEKVDLRIGQVVEAEEIKEADKLLRLKVDIGQGEIRQIISGIKAAYTPEQLLGRKVLVCVNLKPRKMKFGMSEGMILAAGSGGSDLFVLSADEGAQVGQRVK; this is encoded by the coding sequence ATGAATCAAAACCGTAAAATCCTCATGACTTGTGCTCTCCCCTACGCCAATGGATACATCCATTTGGGTCACTTGGTGGAATATCTTCAAGCTGACTTTTGGGCACGCTTTCAACGCATGAGAGGCCATGAGTGCACATACATCTGTGCTGATGACACGCATGGAACACCGATCATGGTGAAAGCTCGTGAGATGGGTATTACTCCAGAAGCTTTGATCGCAAAAAGCTATGAGGAGCACACAAAGGATTTTGCGGATTTCCAAGTTGAGTTTTCTTTGTACGGCTCTACGAACTCGCAAGAGAACAAAGCTCTTTGTGAATTCTTCTATCAAAAAATGGTAGAAGGCGGCCATACACGCACACAAAAAATTCAGCAGCTTTACTGTAACCACGACAAAATGTTCCTTCCTGATCGTTTTGTGAAAGGCACGTGCCCTAAGTGTGGAGCGAAAGAACAGTATGGCGACTCTTGTGACGTGTGCGGTTCGACTTATTCACCCAGTGATATGAAAGACGTTCACTGTTCTTTGTGCGGAACAACTCCGGTTCTTAAAGACAGTGAGAGTATTTTCTTTAAACTGAATGACTTTAAAAAATATCTTGAAGAGTGGATTCCTCAGCATTGTTCTTCTGAAATTTCCAAGAAGATGCTGGAGTGGTTTAACGAAGATCTTCATGATTTGGATATCTCTCGTGATGAGCCTTACTTTGGCTTTGCGATTCCAGGCACAAACAATAAAAAATTCTTCTATGTTTGGGTGGATGCTCCGATGGGATATATGTCCACGACTGAACAGTGGGCAAAAAAGAATGGCAAGTCCTTGAAAGACGTATGGCAAGACCCTAGCCGTGAAGTTTATCACTTTATCGGTAAAGATATTGCGCGCTTCCATACGATCTTTTGGCCTGCTTTCTTAAAAGCGGCGGACTTCAGATCTCCGAATCAAGTGTTCGTTCACGGTCACTTGATGGTGAATGGCGAGAAGATGTCTAAGTCTAAAGGGACATTCATCGCGGCTCGTACTTATTTAAATCACCTCAATCCTGAATATCTGCGCTACTACTATTCAACGAAACTGAATAGCTCTGTGGATGATATCGATTTGAATCTTGAGGATTTCGTGAATCGCGTAAATTCCGAGCTTGTGGGTAAGATCACAAACTTGGGTTCTCGTGGCGGCCAAATGCTTAAGAAGAAAATGGACGGCATGATGAGTGAGCCTGATGCAGAAGGTGCAAAACTGATTGCTCACGGTCAGAAAACGGCGGAAAGCATTACTGCTCACTATGAAGCTCGTGATTTTGCGAAAGCGATCAATGAGATTCGCTCTTTGGCTGATGATGCAAATAAATACTTTGATGAAAAGGCTCCATGGAAAACATTGGAGTCTGATCCTGCAGGCACTAAGCAAGTTATCACAACGACTTTGAATATGTTTAGACTGCTTGCGATTTATTTGAAGCCAGTTCTGCCTTTCTATACAGAGAAAGTGTCAAAACTTTTGGGTGAAAAAGATTATCAGTGGTCTGATATTCAAACGGTTCTTAAGAATCGTCCTATCAACGACTACGAACATCTTGCCACTCGCGTAGAGGCTGACAAAGTCAAAGCGATGGTTGAAGAAAGTCGTAAGATCAACGAAGAGATTCAAGCAGCTAAGGCCGCACTTGCGGGCAGTGCCGGAGCGCCGAAGAGCGCGCAGGCTGGAGCAGCTCCAAAGACAGCAGCTACTTCCGATAAGCCTGCTGAAATTGAATTCCCTGATTTTGAAAAAGTCGATTTGCGTATTGGTCAAGTTGTCGAAGCTGAAGAAATCAAAGAAGCAGATAAACTTCTTCGTTTGAAAGTCGATATTGGCCAAGGCGAAATTCGTCAGATCATTTCTGGTATCAAGGCGGCTTATACGCCTGAACAGCTTTTAGGACGTAAAGTTTTGGTTTGCGTGAATTTAAAACCGCGCAAAATGAAATTCGGAATGTCTGAAGGTATGATCTTGGCAGCGGGCTCTGGCGGCAGTGATTTGTTTGTTCTTTCTGCAGACGAAGGGGCTCAAGTCGGCCAACGAGTGAAGTAA
- a CDS encoding ImmA/IrrE family metallo-endopeptidase, with protein MTYKPAEKLLYELGIEEPGDIDIDAIAAYLHAPIEYEPLSGAEGRIIGYADRAIITVNSSSPKARQRFSAAHEIGHWMRDRGTNFTCSLGDMTSKWSLNDPEYRANRYAADLLMPKAMFQKYAKNLPITLSTVRKLATSFETSLTATAIRLIEQGSFPSMVLMTEGNVVKWGLRNKLVPYELQYVKLLDKSSNTYRVLSGAIKDVDSRDVSADMWIDHSNASDYTIKESAFACGEDKVLSLLWWEDEGQIVDLDED; from the coding sequence ATGACGTACAAGCCTGCTGAGAAGCTTTTGTATGAGTTGGGGATAGAAGAGCCTGGAGATATAGATATTGATGCGATTGCGGCTTATCTTCATGCACCCATAGAGTATGAACCTCTTTCGGGAGCGGAAGGTCGAATAATCGGCTATGCTGATCGAGCTATTATCACTGTTAATTCATCGTCGCCCAAAGCTCGACAGAGATTCTCAGCTGCTCATGAAATAGGTCATTGGATGCGAGACAGAGGGACAAACTTCACGTGCTCCCTTGGTGATATGACTTCAAAGTGGTCGTTAAATGATCCGGAATATCGAGCTAATAGATATGCTGCTGATCTTTTGATGCCGAAAGCTATGTTTCAAAAATATGCTAAGAACCTACCAATTACTCTGTCGACAGTTAGAAAGTTGGCGACTTCATTTGAGACCAGTCTTACGGCAACGGCAATACGTCTGATTGAACAAGGAAGTTTTCCTTCGATGGTTCTCATGACGGAAGGAAATGTTGTAAAATGGGGACTGCGTAATAAGTTGGTCCCATACGAGTTGCAGTATGTGAAGTTGCTCGATAAGTCTTCTAATACTTATCGTGTTCTTTCCGGCGCGATAAAAGACGTCGATTCTCGGGACGTTTCTGCTGATATGTGGATCGATCATTCAAATGCATCCGACTATACGATAAAAGAGAGCGCATTTGCCTGCGGTGAAGATAAGGTATTAAGTCTTCTTTGGTGGGAGGATGAGGGGCAAATTGTGGATCTAGACGAGGACTAA
- a CDS encoding helix-turn-helix domain-containing protein encodes MKLNKTLTSLCKSKGLTLAELSRRTAIPKQTLHNWTIGRRSINPDQLKKVSQVLEVSVHYLLYGENDPFEAPSEVILREIFSGDVRVTLHRIERKGRR; translated from the coding sequence ATGAAATTGAACAAAACTCTCACATCACTTTGTAAATCAAAGGGGCTGACTCTTGCTGAGTTATCTCGTCGCACGGCTATTCCCAAACAGACTCTGCATAATTGGACGATCGGACGTCGTTCGATCAATCCTGATCAACTGAAGAAAGTGTCGCAGGTGCTCGAAGTCTCCGTTCATTATTTGTTGTACGGGGAGAATGATCCGTTTGAGGCGCCGTCTGAAGTAATCTTGCGTGAGATCTTTTCTGGTGATGTGCGTGTGACTTTGCATCGTATTGAACGAAAGGGCCGAAGATGA
- a CDS encoding RNA polymerase sigma factor: protein MGKLDEYASPEEFSLALKSLNKEELAKLALYARYRTRGLEKKAGDVMGPESLMSEAVVRTLEGTRKWRKSVDVLMHLTQTMRSISSHWRRALKEGTGPAEAIMERVDFSVFEESEPTNGSPEDRLYILEDLRALKEIFVGQGDVLGVITMMGEGFSKEEICRTLKIQENDFEAVRKRISRGIIKLREQGKLNYE from the coding sequence ATGGGCAAATTGGATGAATACGCTAGCCCAGAGGAGTTTTCTTTGGCTTTGAAGAGCCTTAATAAAGAGGAGTTGGCAAAACTGGCACTTTACGCGCGTTATCGAACAAGAGGACTAGAGAAAAAAGCGGGAGATGTCATGGGTCCTGAGAGTTTGATGTCAGAGGCTGTTGTTAGAACTCTAGAAGGAACCAGGAAATGGAGAAAGTCAGTTGACGTGCTTATGCACCTTACTCAGACCATGAGGAGTATATCTTCGCATTGGCGAAGAGCTTTGAAGGAAGGCACGGGACCTGCTGAAGCCATAATGGAACGAGTTGATTTTAGTGTTTTTGAAGAGTCTGAACCTACGAATGGCAGCCCTGAAGATCGATTGTATATCCTAGAAGACCTTAGGGCCTTAAAGGAGATCTTTGTGGGCCAGGGAGACGTCTTAGGAGTGATAACAATGATGGGGGAGGGATTTTCTAAGGAAGAGATCTGCCGAACATTAAAAATTCAAGAAAATGACTTCGAGGCCGTCCGAAAGAGAATTTCTAGGGGCATTATCAAGCTGAGAGAACAAGGAAAACTGAATTATGAATGA
- a CDS encoding MFS transporter yields MREKSLRLSLFDAFLCSLMIGAGETYLPAYSLSIGMGEIFAGVLSTLPIVSGAFLQLLTPRGLQRVQSHKHWVVASTTLQALTFIPLIYFSATRAPNFWTLFFILTLYWGSGFAAGPAWNYWMGRLVQVEEGNRYFSKRSRVSQFGILIGLIGGGVALHNKVEIGPFSSVFTMLFIFAFGCRLISSFILSSQYFDPKWTREPKLGFRASWKVFWANTSKRQFFFFLAPFQAAVFVSSPFVTPYMLAQVKMDYGTYMTAIGILFVGKILALSLIDRFRGNASGFSLLVLGAGAIVPLPAMWAVSSNSVFIFALQFVSGFAWAFVEVGLSLIFFKDLKQEEKVPVLTVYNLLNSLAIILGTYIGGKFLWFFGEKITSYYMVFILGSVARFAGFLPLYLYVKTQLVGTLSETSTQETEKAS; encoded by the coding sequence ATGAGAGAAAAGAGTTTACGCTTAAGTCTATTTGACGCCTTTCTTTGCTCTCTCATGATTGGAGCCGGCGAGACCTACTTGCCGGCTTATTCTTTATCTATCGGCATGGGGGAGATCTTTGCAGGAGTTCTATCGACCCTTCCGATTGTGAGCGGCGCCTTCTTACAACTTCTCACTCCGCGCGGCTTACAAAGAGTGCAATCTCACAAGCATTGGGTTGTCGCTTCGACAACTCTTCAAGCATTGACCTTTATTCCGCTAATTTATTTTTCAGCTACGCGTGCTCCCAATTTTTGGACTTTGTTTTTTATTTTAACTTTGTACTGGGGATCGGGGTTTGCGGCAGGTCCTGCATGGAATTACTGGATGGGCCGCTTGGTGCAAGTCGAAGAGGGGAACCGTTACTTTTCCAAGCGCTCGCGAGTTTCGCAATTTGGTATTTTAATCGGTCTTATCGGTGGAGGTGTGGCCCTTCACAATAAAGTGGAAATCGGACCTTTCTCGTCTGTTTTCACGATGCTTTTTATTTTTGCTTTCGGCTGCCGGTTGATTTCTTCATTTATTTTATCGTCGCAGTATTTTGATCCCAAGTGGACTCGTGAACCGAAGCTTGGCTTCAGAGCTTCGTGGAAAGTGTTTTGGGCGAATACTTCAAAACGCCAATTTTTCTTTTTCTTAGCGCCATTTCAGGCGGCCGTGTTTGTTTCTTCTCCCTTTGTGACGCCTTATATGCTGGCGCAAGTGAAGATGGACTATGGCACTTACATGACAGCAATTGGAATTCTTTTCGTCGGAAAAATCTTAGCGCTAAGTCTGATTGATCGCTTCCGCGGGAATGCTTCGGGATTTAGTTTATTAGTGCTGGGTGCTGGCGCCATTGTTCCACTTCCGGCCATGTGGGCTGTTAGCAGCAATTCGGTTTTTATTTTTGCTTTGCAGTTCGTAAGTGGTTTTGCCTGGGCGTTTGTGGAAGTCGGTCTTTCTTTGATCTTCTTTAAAGATTTAAAACAAGAAGAAAAAGTTCCTGTTTTAACGGTTTACAATCTTCTGAATTCTTTGGCGATCATTCTAGGAACTTATATCGGCGGTAAATTCTTGTGGTTCTTCGGAGAAAAAATCACAAGTTACTACATGGTCTTTATCTTAGGATCAGTTGCGAGATTTGCAGGGTTCTTGCCTTTGTATCTTTACGTAAAAACACAGCTCGTGGGAACTCTTTCGGAGACTTCTACGCAAGAGACGGAAAAAGCGTCTTAA
- a CDS encoding aminotransferase class IV, translated as MPVSILSPSEIQAKLQERSYPAQKSYLAMYSTWWGGIVTDPGFMMVPIDDHLVHRGDGVFEAIKVVDGSAFLLQEHLERLQSSASQLGIALPMSLSEIKDVIAKTTIATGARNAILRLYISRGPGGFTTNPYDSIASQLYLVVTSYAPISEEKYQNGVKVGKSKVAPKEPWFATIKSCNYLPNVMMKKESVDRKIDFTIGIDPQGFLTEGSTENIVLVDKNKNLLRPKLRQILKGTTMMRSFELAGALLDEGLLSSIQEKDISEKDLLEAREVMMIGTTLDVLPVTEYEGTKIGEGKQGEVSAKLLKLLREDIKKGPKSTPLYV; from the coding sequence ATGCCTGTTTCAATTTTATCCCCCTCTGAAATCCAAGCCAAACTTCAAGAGCGCTCGTATCCGGCGCAAAAGTCTTATTTAGCGATGTACAGCACTTGGTGGGGAGGAATTGTAACGGACCCGGGGTTCATGATGGTTCCCATTGATGATCATCTTGTGCACCGCGGGGACGGCGTCTTTGAAGCAATTAAGGTCGTTGATGGCAGTGCTTTTCTTTTGCAAGAACACCTTGAGCGCTTGCAAAGTTCGGCGTCGCAATTGGGAATCGCGCTTCCGATGTCCCTTAGTGAAATCAAAGACGTGATCGCAAAGACAACCATTGCCACAGGGGCCAGAAACGCCATCTTGCGTCTGTATATTTCCCGTGGTCCCGGTGGTTTCACGACGAATCCCTATGATTCCATCGCGTCGCAACTTTATTTGGTTGTGACATCTTATGCGCCGATCTCAGAAGAAAAATACCAAAACGGTGTCAAAGTCGGAAAAAGCAAGGTTGCACCGAAAGAGCCGTGGTTTGCAACGATCAAAAGCTGCAATTACCTTCCGAACGTGATGATGAAAAAAGAAAGTGTGGATCGCAAAATTGACTTCACCATCGGCATTGATCCTCAAGGATTCCTCACTGAGGGCAGCACTGAAAATATCGTGCTGGTAGATAAAAATAAAAATCTTCTTCGCCCGAAACTGCGTCAAATTCTTAAAGGCACAACGATGATGCGCAGTTTTGAACTAGCCGGTGCTCTTTTAGATGAAGGCCTTCTTTCTTCTATTCAAGAAAAAGACATTTCAGAAAAAGATCTTCTAGAAGCCCGTGAAGTGATGATGATCGGGACGACGCTGGATGTATTGCCTGTGACTGAGTACGAAGGCACAAAAATCGGTGAGGGGAAGCAAGGTGAAGTTTCGGCAAAACTTTTAAAACTTCTTCGCGAAGATATTAAAAAGGGGCCGAAATCGACCCCTCTCTACGTTTAA
- a CDS encoding carbonic anhydrase has translation MLKLFTMCFVIVSLAGCSSMQRHRTPTQDDTKVLLKDQQGKSKEAPGQATTNGPKEITRITPEDTEAEAQSQATEMKEAVAAAAQHIQTSHGAEKSVREAGPVPAEKAQGWLKNGNTRYVKGFFRNDGASSKDRLPLAAGQKPHSVILSCSDSRVPPEIVFDQKLGEVFVIRTAGESLDDNVIGSIEYAVAHLGSNLVVVMGHESCGAVNAALASLKGSSLGSPALEGLVNDIKPRVQKYANSTPSQGLLEETWSNVDGVAKDLLERSAILRDAVGSGDVKIVKAMYHFDSGLVEWR, from the coding sequence ATGTTAAAACTTTTCACAATGTGTTTTGTTATCGTTTCACTGGCTGGCTGCTCGTCCATGCAAAGACACCGCACGCCAACTCAAGATGACACGAAAGTTCTTTTAAAGGATCAGCAAGGAAAATCGAAAGAAGCTCCTGGTCAGGCAACGACAAACGGTCCTAAAGAAATCACTCGCATCACCCCTGAGGATACTGAGGCCGAGGCACAAAGCCAAGCAACTGAAATGAAAGAAGCTGTGGCCGCTGCCGCTCAACATATTCAAACATCCCACGGTGCTGAAAAATCAGTTCGTGAAGCTGGCCCTGTTCCTGCAGAAAAAGCTCAAGGCTGGTTAAAAAACGGCAACACTCGTTATGTGAAAGGGTTCTTCCGTAATGATGGGGCTTCTTCCAAAGATCGTCTTCCTTTGGCAGCAGGACAAAAACCTCACTCTGTGATTTTGTCTTGCAGTGACTCTCGCGTTCCACCGGAAATCGTTTTTGACCAAAAATTGGGCGAAGTTTTTGTTATTAGAACTGCTGGTGAATCTTTGGATGACAATGTGATTGGCAGCATCGAATACGCAGTGGCTCACTTGGGTTCTAACTTGGTTGTTGTGATGGGCCATGAGTCTTGTGGCGCTGTAAATGCCGCCCTGGCGTCCTTAAAGGGATCTTCCTTGGGAAGTCCTGCGCTTGAAGGTCTTGTGAATGATATTAAACCTCGCGTGCAAAAATATGCGAACTCGACTCCGTCCCAAGGGCTTTTAGAGGAAACTTGGAGTAACGTAGATGGCGTGGCGAAAGATCTCCTAGAACGCTCTGCAATCCTGCGTGACGCTGTAGGTTCGGGTGATGTAAAGATAGTGAAGGCTATGTACCACTTTGACTCTGGTCTGGTGGAATGGCGCTAA
- a CDS encoding cysteine rich repeat-containing protein produces MGRLIVVCALVLGFGSLSMAHEEGPCAKDRETLCAGVEHGGGAIAKCMKENKDKVSGECKAHMDKMKGHMKEMKEACHDDVEKFCGEVQPGKGRIMKCMKEHKEELSASCKEEVASAKEMRKKARKGH; encoded by the coding sequence ATGGGAAGACTGATTGTAGTTTGTGCGTTGGTTTTAGGTTTTGGTTCCTTGTCGATGGCTCACGAAGAGGGGCCATGCGCGAAAGATCGTGAGACATTGTGTGCCGGTGTTGAGCATGGCGGTGGCGCCATTGCGAAATGCATGAAAGAAAACAAAGACAAAGTGTCTGGCGAATGTAAAGCCCACATGGACAAAATGAAAGGGCACATGAAGGAAATGAAAGAAGCTTGTCATGACGACGTAGAAAAATTCTGCGGTGAAGTGCAACCAGGAAAAGGTCGCATCATGAAATGCATGAAAGAACATAAAGAAGAACTTTCTGCTTCATGCAAAGAAGAAGTGGCAAGCGCAAAAGAAATGCGCAAGAAAGCTAGAAAAGGACACTGA
- a CDS encoding glycosyltransferase family 2 protein, translated as MTKLPISVVIITLNEEAHIERCIRSAAFADDVVVVDSFSTDRTVEIAESCGARVFKEKWRGFGPQKAFATEQAKHPWVLALDADEALSPELCAEIVESFSDLDPEAGYLFPRKSYHLGRWIEHGGWYPDYQLRLYNKTKSQWNSAALHEKVEVKKTLKMKRDLLHWVFDNLSDQVVTNDRYSTLGAKQLAEEGKTFSYFKMIFKPFGKFVETYFVKCGFLDGLPGFIISMGAAYSLFLKFAKLWEIERAKKSSG; from the coding sequence GTGACGAAACTGCCAATATCCGTTGTGATCATCACCCTTAATGAAGAAGCTCATATCGAGCGTTGCATCCGTTCGGCCGCCTTCGCTGACGATGTTGTTGTTGTTGATAGCTTTTCGACGGATCGCACCGTTGAAATCGCTGAAAGCTGCGGCGCTCGGGTTTTTAAGGAAAAATGGAGAGGTTTCGGTCCGCAAAAAGCCTTCGCGACCGAACAAGCAAAACATCCTTGGGTTTTGGCTTTGGATGCCGACGAGGCTTTAAGTCCCGAGCTTTGCGCAGAAATAGTTGAGAGCTTTTCCGATTTAGATCCCGAAGCGGGCTATCTTTTTCCGCGAAAGTCCTATCACTTAGGTCGTTGGATTGAGCACGGTGGATGGTATCCTGACTATCAACTCAGACTTTATAATAAAACTAAATCGCAGTGGAATTCCGCAGCTTTACATGAAAAAGTGGAAGTAAAGAAAACACTTAAAATGAAGCGCGATCTCCTACATTGGGTGTTTGATAATCTGAGCGATCAGGTAGTGACAAACGACCGTTACTCCACCTTGGGAGCTAAGCAGTTGGCCGAAGAGGGAAAGACGTTTTCCTATTTCAAGATGATCTTTAAGCCGTTTGGAAAATTCGTTGAAACGTATTTTGTAAAATGCGGATTTTTAGATGGCCTTCCCGGTTTTATTATTTCTATGGGAGCGGCGTATTCGTTGTTCCTTAAATTTGCCAAGCTTTGGGAGATCGAACGTGCGAAAAAGTCCTCTGGTTAA